TCTGTTTTCTGTACAGTGGAAAACTTACAATTGTACCTTGAGATagattaatatataatttataaatttttggtTGTTTTATTCTTGTAATTCTGCATGTCTTCTTGTTTCTTATTCTCAAAACTAGCTCTCTTAtaattttagtaatttttttaaaattttatttacttgatATTCAACCCACTATGAGCTTACCCAAGTCACGTCCTATAAAGTTCCATGCGCTTTTCTAcacttttatttacttttagaGGATCTGCTGCCAAGTTTCCTTTTGGCCTGCGGACACCCCCTATCTATATGTTTTTTCATTGTAATTGTAGTTTTGCTTTCGTTTTCCGAGAAGCAGCAATGGcaaagggaaaatatttatgatagAGAAGCGAGCGaaggaaaatatgaaaataacaaaagtcataaaatatatataaataaaacgcGCTCTGCCATAAATCTCATACGTGTGAGTGTCCCTGTGGATACGTAAAAGGGAATGTTCCGCCAGTGCGTGCTGACTCGCCAAGGATCCTTCCGAACAGCAGTAGCAGCTACTATCCTGcctgaattttataaatttaataaaagcaacaaaacTATGAAAGATGTAAATGCAAATGGGGCacttgtttacatttttagcTGCATGCAATGTGCTATGCAGATAGAGAAACATTTGTTTTGGCCATTGCCCACAATGTTTGCCATTCAAATATGTTTTTGATATACAGAACAGGGGCTACCATCTACTAATTGATCAAAGCCctaaatatgaatataaacTAAATGTAAAACGCACTCAAACACATTTTGCCAAAAACAGTCacaatttttttgatttaatttaaatcaattgctgaatattattttatgccAACGAAATTTTACAACTCATTGAACTCTCGACCGCagaacaaacaaataaacagtGGGGCggattaattaaaaaaaatagatggTACTGAGggcacaacacaaaaaaattgtgtttaattaaatatttatgttattattattgtgcCCTGTGTTCTAGGCGATTTCTGTTCATTTGCGAATTTATATGCATTGAGGTTTTCGATGCgaataatttgcatttaacaCATGCGCACAGGCATACAAATTCAACCgcaaaattacatttaattctCGCAGCACGAAATTATCAACCAGCAAATCCGTTTACGCACTTGATGTCCTTAATGACTTTTGTTGTTCTtaattttgttgctgttgttgtcgttcCCTGTCTAGTCaccaaaatgcaattaataaaacaatttccGTTTGATCCGAAAATTGTGTTTCACAACTCTCTTTTTGTTGGCTAAAATTGttattataaacattttgggAGATTATTTGCTGGCAAATTAGTTcccaaaatcaaattatatgTCACagactttttatatttataaaacaagaGGAATTTCTATCAATAAATATGGTAATTATTGTACTCACCAAAAGCAAACTTGAAGAAATCAAAGTACTCAACTCAGGTGATTTAATCTCACACTATTACTGACAGAGTcatatcttttatttgtttaatttcatcATAATAATGGGGATAAGCTACAATAATTGTCCGCgccttaaattatttacactTGTTCATGTCCGCATGCAGTTGTGTTATTTGGCACCTTctgaattattaatattttcattataaagtcaaacaaacgaaaaagaaGAGGGAAAATACCGAacataatttgcatatttgtttatttgctgtcgctgccgctgtttttgcctttgtttgcATTGACTTTGTTTGCTGGGGACAGGGACTCAAACATAGTCCTCATTTGCTTTGTTGGAATGCTTTACCAGTTTATTGTGCGAGGCTATTGAATCGAAAACCTCTGGCCAGTGCAAATACAATCGTCAAAAGTATAAATAAtcgaataataataataataaagtgcaTTAATTAGGCATGATGCATAAAGctgcttaattaaaaaacgaaaaaaaaattgttcacAATTAAAACCATTGTGTACGGCATATGCATTTTATATTAGCCACGTCGCTCTCAATTAGCTTCAATTAAATAAGATTAAATATGTACACAGTAATCCGTTGCGTATCCAATTTAAGTTTAAGCCGATAAAAACAAGAGACCCAgtgcttgcttttgtttttgtttattttttcgtcCTTCCTTATGGCCTTCCTGTCATAACTTTGCATTTGTCTCGGTTAGATTCCGGCCCTTCCATTTGACCATAAAGCGGGGGAAGTCCCCGAACAGTAAATCAAATCAGAGACCAGAACGTTATACGAGTATTAATGCATGAATCGCCTCCATCCCCCCGCTGTACTTGGCCCTACATTCTTGTTATTTATGGTTCGCCCGCCCTCTGCATATTTGACTTTAATATACTCTCGAGTTACTCTAATTTGCGGTTGTCAGCAAAATTTTGGTCCATCCAGTGTACTGAGCTGCTTtgggaatttaatttttaccattttcctattttcctaTTTCTGTTTCGGTTTTGCTTGTGCCCGAGAACTTTGATTTGTTGGGCCAAACTATTCGGCTTGTGCGGTTACTCTGGGTAGATTATGAATTATTCAGGCTGCTGAAACCGAGATGGGAGGTAAATTTTACTAAATTGATTCGAatgcttaatatttaatggGGTTTAAGTGTTTTTAATATTCGGTAAAGTGATTAAGAATAGAGAGAGTTGTCCCTCCATTGCTCGCACGAATTCCATTACACGCTTATCAAACTAACAGACTCCCCCATTTAGCACTTTACAGCTTGCCACAAAAGTTAGCTTCGGGTTTATTAAATTCGAGTGCCACTGCCAGAATACACAGAGAGACACAGAGACTTGGCACGAGGAATTCGTCCTACATGGGCGAAAATCAACTTCGGCCAGAAACGAGGCAAAGAAAATTGCGAAAAACTGGCCACATCCCTCAGATGGATAGATAGGGAAGCCAAGTAAATGGAAAGTGGAGCAGCATCCAGCATCAGGTTCTACTTTTGTACGGAAAACAAATGTCAACAGCATCCATTCATATCGGGTTGTCTAGTCGGTCCATCGGTCATTATACCAATTTCAGGGTCTCAGCTTGATCAAACGACTACCGGTGATAAAGATGTTTTTGTGCTGCTCAATTAGATGGCTCAGACTGGGGATTTCTCATAATTAAGGGCTCCTTTCCACAGTCCTTTCACCAACAATATTAGTGCACAAAAAAGGACCAATGCCCGTGGGAGGAGAACCAACTGcaaggaccaaaatgaaaacgtAAAAACAATCCATTGGggcaaacaatttaattacaaattttgcGGGGGCCCTCCGGGGGGAAAACATTTCTGTTTGTCCTGTTTATGTTGGAGATTTTCAATTTCGCCCGCAGTTCGCGACAAACTTTCAGATTCGACGTTTTGCGTCGACCTGTgaaaaggggaaaaataaGGATGTCGagggcaacaacaacagcaactcgAAGACAGAACAATTTGCATAAAGGACCTGGGCAAAAACGACACAATAACTCAATTCGCAgcacaaaaccaaaaaaaaaaaaaagagaaaccgaaaaaaaagaaaacaaatgcGCCACAAAGGGAATAAGGCATAAAAGCCGACGCAAAAACTTTTCTGCCAAGGCAGTAAATCCTACAGGATACGGCTCTAAGCTTAGCAACACAACGCACAACTATTCTCTCCGGTGTCAAGGGGAAGCGGCAACTTTGATGTCCTGGCCGCGGGGGCTGAGGGGATCAGCAGCTGAAGAAGAGTTAACAACTATGCACGAAACgccaaatatttgaaatatgtGTAGCAACAGAAATGTTGACATTTGAACTGATTTCCAGCAGGCTCCAGAGCCCCTCATTCCAACTAGCCTGCCACTGCGTGTGTCTTTCTGACTTGCACTGAGGAAAATTATTGTAATTTCAATATCAAATACATCTACATCTGGCCatagaataaatatatttcaatttgagcttaattaattcattaaatcaaggatttttgaaatttttcatatatttattgtattaaaattacttatatatttttctatggAATCAACTAATTCTTATTTTGAGGTTTAtgaactaaaaataattttaaatataaatttaaatggtaTTCTACATTTTATAACACCCAAGACTGCTTAGCGTTTTTTCTAAGCCAAGTCTAGATCTAATTTCCAACAAGAAACTACttatatttcaaaagaaactacttttatcttttattttcaaaacaacaaacaatttcCGAGGGGcgtgaaatatttttccaagtgaaATAGCTGGCGAAATGTTGTGGCAAATTAAGTTGGCGGCACTGCGAAATTGCCTCAGCCCGGCTAGCAAGTATTGGCAACAAAAATTGGCCCGGAGGAGAACAGCGGCAGCCGGAGCATAAAAGAGGAGCAAAAATGTTTGTAAGTAGCTTTTGTTTGGTAAATTGGCGGCAACAATAGTTGACACAACTTCTGGTAAGCGAGTGAGTGGTGGCAAAATTCGAGCAGCATTTGTTATTGGCAATTTCTGCTGCAGCCATTTCTGCTGTCGGTTGTCAGGGGAATAAATGTAAAATCAGCCGCATACAAATTGCTTTCATCGATGTGGTTTTCTCCTATTTTGTGCTGCTAAGTGTGCGCATGTTGTCTTATGGTTAACCTAACTtacaaaatattgaataaaatcagttaacttataatactttttttttcatttttgtgtgGTTTTTGTGTGcacaaaaaactaattttaatattattttattttgtaaaggTTCCTTGTGTTGATTTCCTATTTCGTATCTGGTTAAACTCTctaaataaaagttatattttaaaatatttaactagttttataaaatactGTAGCTTATAttcataaagtttataaacctttatatatatttctttaaatatttcccaacAAGACTCCATTTCTGTGCAATTTGttcctcgaaattagtttccTTTACGGCTATTGCTCTTTACATCAATACAGGGAGCCATCGCTGCAGTCTCCAGGGCAACCTCCAGTGCAATTTTCGCAACTATTTTACGCCGGCACAAAGTTAGCCACAGAAAGGCCAGAGAATGCCAGAAGTCGGAGCTTTAACCACGAGCCCAAGATAAACTTTACAGCGAGatgtattattaaattcaCGCAGGCTCCATGAAATTCCGACCGAGGAAACCAAGGAGATGGGCTGCCGACAAGGATCGGATAGGATTTGGCAGCCAGCAGTCTGTCGCCGCATTGCGGGCACAACGGGGTGCGCCTTCCCGGGAATCCTCCGGAGGACTTCTTGGCtggctgatgctgatgctgctgctcccggGTGTTTCTATATATTGGTCGTAATACTTCTGCCTTGCGGCTGGAACTGCTGCAGCTCGGTGCGTACAGTGCCcgtggacgaggaggaggtggatgAGTCGCAGGATGAGGCGTTGGATGCCGACGAACCCGATGATATTGTGGAATCGGTTCGCTGCTGGCAACCCACGGGATTTGCGTTGTTCTCTGTTGTGTTGAAATCCTTGCCGGAAGCTGGGCGTTGCAATTGAGGTATGCGGCTTGGCGTGGCCGCTGCTGCAGTTCCGGGGGATTCCCCGACTCCTACTCCTTCTGCTGCCCCGCCACCTGCCGCCTGGCTACAGTCCCCGGGCGCCGTCACCTGGTTGTGGGTGGGCCTGGGTATGAGGGAGGTCCTCGAGGGCGATTTCATGGGCTGCGCGTACAAGTCGCCATTGGGCGCCGACCAGCTGCAGCTTGTGGGACTGGCCTCAATCGCGTAAATGCACTCGGTGCGCTCACCCTGCGGCGGTGTGGTCTCGTGGGCCGGTGGCACCGACTCGAAGGACTGAAAGGATCCACTGAGCGCGGTCATCGCCGCCGccgaagctgaagctgatgcCTCCGGCGCCCTCCTTGCCCGCTTCAGCGAGGTAGCCGGCGATTTGGGCACAATGGGTCCCACAATTAGAGTATTTTGCGTGATCTGGGGTTCCCttagctcctcctcctcggctcCACAGTCTCGGGCAACTTGGAGCGGAGAGGTGGTGACATTACTGCTATCCCTTCGCCTTCTGCCCAGAGTGCTGCTAATAGTCCTTGGCGGCGGCATCGGAGCATTGAAATTCTGCGGCGGCAGGGAGTTGCGCTTGTAACTGCAATCTCGTATATCCTGTTCGGTGGGCAGGACCTTCGGGTAGTTTCGCTGCCTCAGTAGCTCCAGCTGCTGGGCAGTTGTCAGGGGAATGGCCTCCAGGCCATGGGTATCCTCCCTACTCGTCACATTGATGTCCACATCGTCGGCGTGCACAAAGCTGGTGACCTGCTCGTCGGCCGCCAAGATCATGTCCACCGGATCCGAATGCGAGTGGGAGTGGGTTCGCGAGTGatactgctgctgcaggatATCGTCGCTGGGCTCGGTGAGAGCCGAGTGCTGCCTCTGCAGCAGCATCTCGTAGTGCTGCGGCTCGTGCATGTGCTGGGGGATGAGCAAAGCGGCATCGGCCACTTCGATGTCCTGGCAAATGATGAGGCGCCCGTCTGGTAGCatgggcggcggcggtggagtGGACGTGGCAAAGCTGCCCGACTTGGGAGCCTCCTGGCCAGACATCCACTCGCAGACTTTGGTGTGGGTGTCCACGGTGGAGCAACTGAGCGACCTCTGGCCCGTCTTGATGGCCTCGTAGGTGTTGGATTTCCGGGTCATCTCTAGCACGAAGCTGTCGTCGCCATCGCGCGACTTGCTGCATCGCTTCAGCTCCTCGTCATTGGCCCCGTCGTAGCTCAGGATGTGTCCTCCCAATTTGGGAGCCGGAAATGGCAGGGCCTTGATCCTTCGTCTACGCTGGCGCAGCAGAAAGGTTCCGTAAATGACCAGATTCAGGGCTATGATGATGGCTATCAGGGCTATCAGCAGCTGCAGAGTGGCCTCGGACTTGGCCACCGTCTCGGggggctgctgctgtggaTTCTCTTCGTTATTCAAAGGGTTCGTAGAGGTGACCACATCCTCAAAGTCACTGCTTCCCATTACCTTGTGGACATGTCCGAAGGTCGGCGGTGCATTATACATGTTCTCAGCCGCCGTTTCCGTGGACTCGCCGCTCTGACCGGGCCCAGTCAGGCTGGGCTCCTGCAGGAGAAGCTTAAGGGTCCGAACAGGGTCCTCACCTCCACTGTCTCTGGGTCCGTATTTGCTCATGTGTCCTGTGATCACCTCGTGTCCGGGACCATGCAGCTGCTCTTGAATGGCCGCAATCTGGTTGAGCTCATCGGGCAGCTCCTTGTTCCAGAAGTTCATGTAGATCTGTCTGTACTTGTAGCCCACCGTAGGCGGAATGcctgaaaaggaaaaaaaatgtttgttatTCTAAGTCTATCCTAAAAAGGAATGCAGAACCTAACACTCACCTATATTGAGGTAGGCTTGACCTCTCCTATTAAACTCCGGCCAGTCCAGATCATAACGATCCCATTCAAGGGCATGGGAGTTGAGGAATATGCCCTTCCACGGAGCCTTGGGGTTTCTAGAgaggaaaatgaaaacaacaTTCGATGTGTTATCGTCTAATTTCCATGCATGGCCCCCGCTcagtccaaaaaaaaaaaaaaggaatctCTTTTTATCGACATAATCCGGTCGTTCATTTGCTCATTTAAATGACATGGTTATGGCCAATAACCACACCAGCTCCTGACTGAGAT
Above is a genomic segment from Drosophila kikkawai strain 14028-0561.14 chromosome 3R, DkikHiC1v2, whole genome shotgun sequence containing:
- the Nlg1 gene encoding uncharacterized protein Nlg1, which encodes MKFRLAAFWLFLLTVGGNHKQLSHDCAGSMAMAMASTEQRHTGNELENALKLRVTSKQTRFIGDITTTAHPDSSTATLATSTAASTAGRLIGHHAMRRAKAVTPSSPDLELYFRETMAQLFASDETPSGVASDNPVASSLATDPSRGEATTTHHPGRRHVVPDKLQYTKEIQVKQGRLMGITRRFQVTSGLKEVDQYLGLPYAEAPTGSRRFMPPGAPLPWQGLKIARHLPPVCPQKLPDIPPHGSGNMSRGRQKHLSRLLPYLRTESEDCLYLNLYVPHDETLSAPKQYAVLVYLHGESFEWNSGNPYDGSVLSSYGEVIVVTVNYRLGVLGFLRPSIDAHNIANYALLDQIAALHWIKENIGAFGGDNSRVTLMGHSTGAACVNYLMVSPVASGLFHRAILMSGSAMSDWAASNQSLQLTMQIAHALDCPLNEHVEAEDDDVLLDCFRHRRYQDILHIPTTLTQFSTSLGPIVDGHVIPNQPYKVMGHYTEHFSRYDLLFGITESESYHTLAALALEEGLRENERDNLLRFYMQSRFDVRPDLALAATLKKYQDMYNNPIKATNLEHRDVVLDILSDARVVGPLLQTGMFHADVNRRNYMYVFGHNSATGPYAHLPHSIMGEELAFIFGAPLAPAGPFPSGNYTVQEKLLSEAVMAYWTNFVKTGNPKAPWKGIFLNSHALEWDRYDLDWPEFNRRGQAYLNIGIPPTVGYKYRQIYMNFWNKELPDELNQIAAIQEQLHGPGHEVITGHMSKYGPRDSGGEDPVRTLKLLLQEPSLTGPGQSGESTETAAENMYNAPPTFGHVHKVMGSSDFEDVVTSTNPLNNEENPQQQPPETVAKSEATLQLLIALIAIIIALNLVIYGTFLLRQRRRRIKALPFPAPKLGGHILSYDGANDEELKRCSKSRDGDDSFVLEMTRKSNTYEAIKTGQRSLSCSTVDTHTKVCEWMSGQEAPKSGSFATSTPPPPPMLPDGRLIICQDIEVADAALLIPQHMHEPQHYEMLLQRQHSALTEPSDDILQQQYHSRTHSHSHSDPVDMILAADEQVTSFVHADDVDINVTSREDTHGLEAIPLTTAQQLELLRQRNYPKVLPTEQDIRDCSYKRNSLPPQNFNAPMPPPRTISSTLGRRRRDSSNVTTSPLQVARDCGAEEEELREPQITQNTLIVGPIVPKSPATSLKRARRAPEASASASAAAMTALSGSFQSFESVPPAHETTPPQGERTECIYAIEASPTSCSWSAPNGDLYAQPMKSPSRTSLIPRPTHNQVTAPGDCSQAAGGGAAEGVGVGESPGTAAAATPSRIPQLQRPASGKDFNTTENNANPVGCQQRTDSTISSGSSASNASSCDSSTSSSSTGTVRTELQQFQPQGRSITTNI